From the genome of Bosea sp. Tri-49, one region includes:
- a CDS encoding methylmalonyl-CoA mutase family protein — protein MTRMLASRRRDLDVEMPDESAGQISGAAVDLVAEEARWRRETFAPDAARAERRRNFVTDCGLEVKPLYTPADLDAIGFDHAADLGFPGEFPFTRGDRGAMNRGEPFVVSAYSGFGEAERCNQRFRTLIDWGAEQILVALDLPTQCGYDSDHAMATAEVGQVGVAISSLADMERLFDGIPLDSIKRVGTLGNSIGPIVLALFAALGEKQGIPWANYVVNLQNDPLKEYIARGTQILPAEPAAKLACDAVEWCIDNAPNWSPMTVCVNHINAGGAGSSLGTAIALANAHYYLDDLLARGHSIDEVAPLLHMFADERHDFFVSVANLRALRRIWARRMRERYGATLPAAMALRLTVYGHGQESLQEPLNNISRIAFGTLAYVLGGASYVYIASYDEAVSTPGEQSLKVALRTQQVIASEHGFADTVDPLGGSYYVESLTHGVERQILDALGMIEEKGGALAVIRDGIGRRLMTEGAVRRQKAIDSGQRPWVTVNQRPQKPDVANTAFRIDPGAAVDQVARLQRVRAERDEARVSTALAAVREATASGANVTPSVLEAVRAYATVGEIVEIWRDIFGHFSPSTEF, from the coding sequence ATGACGAGAATGCTGGCCAGCCGCCGACGTGACCTGGACGTGGAAATGCCGGACGAGTCCGCCGGGCAGATTAGCGGCGCAGCGGTCGATCTGGTCGCCGAAGAAGCGCGCTGGCGGCGCGAAACCTTCGCGCCGGATGCGGCCCGGGCCGAACGGCGGCGCAATTTCGTCACCGATTGCGGCCTCGAGGTGAAGCCGCTCTACACTCCGGCCGACCTCGACGCGATCGGCTTCGACCATGCCGCCGATCTCGGCTTCCCCGGCGAATTCCCCTTCACCCGCGGCGATCGCGGCGCGATGAACCGGGGCGAGCCCTTCGTCGTCTCGGCCTATTCCGGCTTCGGTGAGGCTGAGCGCTGCAACCAGCGCTTCCGCACCCTGATCGACTGGGGCGCCGAGCAGATCCTCGTCGCCTTGGACCTGCCGACCCAGTGCGGCTACGATTCAGACCACGCCATGGCGACGGCCGAGGTCGGCCAGGTCGGCGTAGCGATCAGCTCGCTCGCCGATATGGAGCGGCTCTTCGACGGCATCCCGCTCGACAGCATCAAGCGCGTCGGCACGCTCGGCAATTCGATCGGCCCGATCGTATTGGCGCTGTTCGCGGCGCTCGGCGAGAAGCAGGGCATTCCCTGGGCGAACTACGTCGTCAACCTGCAGAACGACCCGCTCAAGGAATACATCGCCCGCGGCACCCAGATCCTGCCGGCGGAACCGGCGGCCAAGCTCGCCTGCGACGCGGTCGAATGGTGCATCGACAATGCGCCGAACTGGTCGCCGATGACGGTCTGCGTCAACCACATCAATGCCGGCGGCGCCGGCTCGAGCCTCGGCACCGCGATCGCGCTCGCCAACGCCCATTACTATCTCGACGATCTCCTGGCGCGCGGCCATTCGATCGACGAGGTCGCGCCGCTGCTGCACATGTTCGCCGACGAGCGGCACGACTTCTTCGTCAGCGTCGCCAATCTGCGTGCCCTGCGGCGGATCTGGGCGCGGCGCATGCGCGAGCGCTACGGCGCGACCCTGCCGGCTGCGATGGCTCTGCGCCTCACCGTCTACGGCCATGGCCAGGAGTCGCTGCAGGAGCCGCTCAACAACATCTCGCGCATCGCCTTCGGCACGCTTGCCTATGTGCTGGGCGGCGCTTCTTACGTCTACATCGCCTCCTATGACGAGGCGGTCTCGACGCCCGGCGAGCAGTCACTGAAAGTGGCGCTGCGGACCCAGCAGGTGATCGCCAGCGAGCACGGCTTCGCCGACACCGTCGATCCACTCGGCGGCTCCTATTATGTCGAGAGCCTGACCCATGGCGTCGAGCGTCAGATCCTCGATGCGCTCGGCATGATCGAGGAGAAGGGCGGCGCCCTCGCCGTCATTCGCGACGGCATTGGCCGGCGCCTGATGACCGAGGGCGCGGTGCGCCGGCAGAAGGCGATCGACAGCGGCCAGCGGCCCTGGGTCACGGTCAACCAGCGGCCGCAGAAGCCCGATGTCGCCAACACCGCCTTCCGCATCGATCCGGGCGCCGCGGTCGACCAGGTGGCGCGGCTGCAGCGCGTGCGCGCCGAACGCGACGAAGCCCGCGTCAGCACCGCGCTGGCGGCGGTGCGCGAGGCGACGGCGTCCGGCGCCAATGTCACGCCTTCCGTGCTCGAAGCGGTGCGCGCCTATGCCACCGTCGGCGAGATCGTCGAGATCTGGCGCGACATCTTCGGCCATTTCTCACCCTCGACTGAATTCTGA
- a CDS encoding cobalamin B12-binding domain-containing protein → MTLSNRKIRVLMAKVGLDGHDVGARVVARGLLEAGMEVIYTGLRRTPEQVARAAVEEDVDWIGISILSGAHLTLLPRLRRLLDENGAEDIRIMAGGIIPQEDIPELSKAGVSRVFLSGTAIAEIVDYLMAETVHD, encoded by the coding sequence ATGACGCTGTCGAACCGCAAGATCCGCGTCCTGATGGCGAAGGTCGGCCTGGACGGCCACGATGTCGGCGCGCGGGTCGTCGCCCGCGGCCTGCTCGAAGCCGGCATGGAGGTGATCTACACCGGGCTGCGCCGCACGCCCGAACAGGTCGCGCGTGCCGCCGTAGAGGAGGACGTCGACTGGATCGGGATCAGCATCCTCTCCGGCGCCCACCTGACTCTGTTGCCGCGCCTGCGCCGCCTGCTCGACGAGAATGGGGCGGAGGACATCCGCATCATGGCCGGCGGCATCATCCCGCAGGAAGACATCCCCGAACTCAGCAAGGCGGGCGTCTCGCGCGTCTTCCTATCGGGCACCGCGATCGCCGAGATCGTCGACTATCTGATGGCCGAGACCGTCCATGACTGA